A segment of the Alphaproteobacteria bacterium genome:
GACGCACGCCGACGGATCGAGGCGCAGGAATGCGACCGACCTCTTATAGGTCTCGGGGCAGGGCTTGTAGTGGCGCGCCAGCTCGGCACCCAGCACCATGTCCCACGGCAGGCCGTTGTGTTTTGCCAGGTTCACCATCAACGCCACATTGCCGTTCGAACAGGTGGCGAGGATGTACTTGCGCTTGAGCCTTGTGAGACCCGGGACGGCATCGGGCCAGGGGTCCAGCCGGTGCCAGGCGCGATTGAAATTTTCGAGCTCGACCTCGGGGACTCCCGAAACGCCGTGTTCGGTGAGGAGCTTGTCGAGGCTCGCGCGGTGAAGGTCGTCGAGCGGCTGCCACGGGGCAGCACCGCTCCGGACTTTCTCCATGGTCGGTTGATAGAGCCCGCGCCACGCGTCGGCGAAGGCGACCCAGTCCACACCCTGAATGCGGTTGGCGCGGCCGAAGGCCTCTCCCTCGCGGGCAACGCTCGTGCGCCAGTCGACGACCGTGCCGAAGACATCGAAGAGTAACGCCTTAATGGAGCGATCCTTCATGAGAAAACCCTCGGGAGGAGAAGGTGGATGAAAACGCCCGTGCCGAAGGTGAGCATGACAAAACCTGCCGCCCTGTGGATGCGCTTCAAATAGATGCCGGACATTACGCTGCGGCCGAGGCTGAAGGCGCTGCATAAAATGCACCACCAAAGAGCCGAGCCCACGAAAACGCCCCCCGTAACGAGCCCGCCGCCCAAAAGCGTCTCCGTTCCGGACGTGATTCCGACAGCAACGAATACCGCGGTCAGGGAGAATATGGTGATGGGATTCGTGATGGTCAGGAAAAAGGTCGTGACAAGATCGTGGGCGAGGTCGTTGGCGCCGGCGCGCTCGCCGGGCGGTCGCCATTCCGCAAAGATCGTATGGATGCCCATGACGAGCAGCAAAGAAGCGCCGCCGACCTGAAACCAAAACTGCTCGCGCGTGAGGAACTCCGAGACGAAGCTTACGCCGAACGCGGCGACGGCGCCGAAGATCGCATCCGCCATCGCGGCACCGGTGCCCGAGAAAAGCCCGTAAAGAAATCCCTTCGTAAGGGAGCGCTGCATGCACAATATGCCAACCGGGCCAACTGGTGCTGCGATCGCGAAGCCGACAGCGATACCCTTGATGAACAGCAGTATATCCATGGACCCGCGATGCAATGGTACTGGTCGGCAGCGAAGACGTGCGGCCCGTTGATGATTCATTCGTTCGGCTTGGGCCGAAAATCCGGAATGTCCGCCCCGTTTAACGCATCTTTTCAGCTTTGAACAGGCGTTTGGGTGCTGCGATCGCTGCTTGAGCCGCGATCAGGGCCAACTCGTTTCCGCCCTTTCGCCGCGTCGCGGTCATCACCGCATGGAGTGTCGAGACGGCATGGGCCAACGCCTTGGCGGGGTCGCGTCCCTTGAGATATCGGCCGAGGAACACGGCTGCGAAAAGATCGCCAGCACCACTGGCGGGTGCCTCGACGAATGGGCTTTCCGCGAGCCACGCACCTTTTGCCGTCACGGCAAGCGCCCCGATCCAATCGCACCGTCGGTCCTTACGCACGATACCGGTTGCGACGACAAGATGCGGTCCCCGGGCAAGCAACAGCCCTGCCGCCGATAGGGCCGCTTCGAGTCCATCGACCTCGCAGTCCGCGAGTAAGCCGAGTTCGAAGGCGTTCGGCATCAAGATGTCGGTCAAGGGTAGGGCGGAGGTGCGAAAAAATTCGGGGATGCCAGGGCGGACGTAGGTGCCTTTCTGTCGCTCCCCCATGACGGGATCGCAGAGATAGAGTGCGCGCGAATTGGCGCGCTTCACGCGGGCGACAACATCGAGGATCGTGGGGCCGAGCGCCGCATCGCCGAGATAGCCGCTCAATACCGCCTCACAGCTTTTGAAGACGCCGATCCTGTCGAGGGCGTCGATGAGCGTGAAGAACTCCTCCGGCTTCAAATGATGCCCGTGCAATCCGCCGCGGCCGGGATGATGGGCGAGGGTCACCGTATCGATCGGCAGGACGTCGACGCCGAGGCGCTGCAATGCGAACACGGCCGCACTGTTGCCGACATGCCCATGCACGACCGAGGATTGAATCGAAAGAACCGCCACCGGGGCAATCTGCCATAGGGCCCAAGTACGGGCTAGTTCGGCTTTTCTTGCCTCCGCGCGCCGATCCTTGATAGGGTCGCGCCCTTCCAAAAGGTAGGGAAACGACGGTGGCGATATGACCGAGACCTTGATAGCGGACGTGCGTCCGCGCCGCAGCGTCCTTTATATGCCGGGCTCGAATGCGCGCGCGCTCGAAAAGGCGCGCACCCTGCCGGCGGACGGGCTGATTCTCGATCTCGAGGATGCCGTGGCGCCCGATGCCAAAGTCGCAGCGCGCGAGCAAGTCGCGGCAGCCTTGCGCCAGGGCGGCTACGGCGCCCGCGAGCTCATCGTGCGCGTGAACGGCCTCGACACGCCATGGGGGACGGACGATCTCGCGATGGCCGCGAAGTCGCCGGCGCACGCCGTACTCATCCCGAAGGTCGAGAGTGCGGAGATGGTCGAGGAAGCGCAAAGACGACTGAAAGCCAACTCGGGACCTGCGTCGATGTCGATCTGGTGCATGATGGAAACCCCCCTCGGCATCCTGCATGCCGAAAGGATCGCTGCGAGCGCCGGGCGCGTCGGATGTCTCGTGATGGGGACGTCCGATCTCGCGAAGGATCTTCATGCAACGCACACGCAGGAGCGGCTGCCGATGTTGACGAGCCTTGGGCTGTGCCTGCTTGCAGCCCGCGCGTACGGGCTGTCAATCCTGGACGGGGTGCATCTCGACCTCGCCGACGACGAAGGCTTCGCGTATTCCTGCGTGCAAGGCAAGGAGCTGGGCTTCGACGGCAAGACGCT
Coding sequences within it:
- a CDS encoding haloacid dehalogenase type II — encoded protein: MKDRSIKALLFDVFGTVVDWRTSVAREGEAFGRANRIQGVDWVAFADAWRGLYQPTMEKVRSGAAPWQPLDDLHRASLDKLLTEHGVSGVPEVELENFNRAWHRLDPWPDAVPGLTRLKRKYILATCSNGNVALMVNLAKHNGLPWDMVLGAELARHYKPCPETYKRSVAFLRLDPSACVMVAAHNGDLAAAAACGLKTAFVPRPKEFGAHAESSVGNPDLAPSQRWDFVAEDFNRLADQLGG
- a CDS encoding LysE family transporter, whose amino-acid sequence is MDILLFIKGIAVGFAIAAPVGPVGILCMQRSLTKGFLYGLFSGTGAAMADAIFGAVAAFGVSFVSEFLTREQFWFQVGGASLLLVMGIHTIFAEWRPPGERAGANDLAHDLVTTFFLTITNPITIFSLTAVFVAVGITSGTETLLGGGLVTGGVFVGSALWWCILCSAFSLGRSVMSGIYLKRIHRAAGFVMLTFGTGVFIHLLLPRVFS
- the pdxY gene encoding pyridoxal kinase PdxY is translated as MAVLSIQSSVVHGHVGNSAAVFALQRLGVDVLPIDTVTLAHHPGRGGLHGHHLKPEEFFTLIDALDRIGVFKSCEAVLSGYLGDAALGPTILDVVARVKRANSRALYLCDPVMGERQKGTYVRPGIPEFFRTSALPLTDILMPNAFELGLLADCEVDGLEAALSAAGLLLARGPHLVVATGIVRKDRRCDWIGALAVTAKGAWLAESPFVEAPASGAGDLFAAVFLGRYLKGRDPAKALAHAVSTLHAVMTATRRKGGNELALIAAQAAIAAPKRLFKAEKMR
- a CDS encoding CoA ester lyase; protein product: MTETLIADVRPRRSVLYMPGSNARALEKARTLPADGLILDLEDAVAPDAKVAAREQVAAALRQGGYGARELIVRVNGLDTPWGTDDLAMAAKSPAHAVLIPKVESAEMVEEAQRRLKANSGPASMSIWCMMETPLGILHAERIAASAGRVGCLVMGTSDLAKDLHATHTQERLPMLTSLGLCLLAARAYGLSILDGVHLDLADDEGFAYSCVQGKELGFDGKTLIHPKTIAKANEVFAPSIGEVDWSRKVIAAHAAASRTGKGVVLVDGKLIENLHVENAKRLVALADAIAARESAAPAAP